TTCGGATCCAATGCTTGCGGGTTGGTTCCCGAAAGCAGGTAGCCCTGCTATCGGAGCCGGTGTTGCTTCGGAAGATACTTGGTTTGATTTTGTTGATTACGTCGGTGCTTTTGCTGATCAAAAAGATGATTGGACAAAAGGTTGGATTCAAACGGCACGTGACTAATTCAAAGGTACAAGTAAAACTGCGGATAGCGGTAAACTTAGCGGTGCTCGCAAAGACCTTTTCAGGTCTTGCAGGCATTGCCCGTTTCGGAGCATCAGCTCTGGTTTACACCTTTCTGGGAGCGGCATTTTTCAGTGTTGCTTCTTTCGGTCAAACGCCAAGTCCGACTTCAAAAACATCCTTTCCTTCGACTGAGTTGAAAGGAAATGGCGTTCTTGAAATCAGTGTCTTTCGAGAGACGAAGGATGGATCACTCGTAGTTCTTGGTCAGCAAGAAGTCCTTGTTGATGGCATTTCAGTTTTAGTCGGAGAATCGGGTTTCCTTCGATTAGAAGTGAGTCCGGGTTTTCATAAAATAGGGCTGCCTTTGATCGAAGGTGATGTTCAGGTGGAAGTGGACCGTGATCGAACCGCGGTTGCTGTACTGCGGTTACGAGAAAAGCTGATCGTTGCTGACGTTGAAAACGCGTCAAGCCGATCTAGTGAATCTCCGCAAATGGACCTTGCGGTCGGCGGGTCAGCCGACCCGCTGGCTGGCCAAAAAACTGGCAAGAGAAAAATTGTGTTCAAAAACGCCGACGGTTTTCCGATCTCATCGGCGCGGGTTTTTCTAGATGAACCAGACCGTGCCACCGGAAAAGATATTCTCGAATCCGACTCCAAAGGTGAAGTGATCATCGAAAATTCCCTGGGATCAGGTTTCACAGTTACTCACCAACAATTCGAATCTCAATCATTTATTCCAGCCGGAGTCGCCGGCAGCCAAATGCCAGAGATCTTACTTACGCTGAAAGAAGCGACATCTGAGCTTGAAGAGGTGCGAGTGCTAGCTCCCGTGATTCGCGGCGGAATAAGTGCGCTGGTGGAATTGCGACGAAAAAATCGAGGGGTGGCAGAGGTCCTTGGTTCCGAACAAATGGCACGCACCGGGGACAGTGACGCGGCAGCTAGTCTTCGTCGAGTGACCGGACTGACACTTGTAGCAGGAAAGTACGTCTACATCCGAGGCCTCGGTGAGCGATATTCGTCGATCCTTCTGAACGACTCGACTTTGTCTAGTCCCGAACCCGCAAGAAGGGTGGTGCCGTTAGATCTATTTCCCACCAACGTTCTTGAGTCTGTAGTCATTGAAAAGTCGTATTCGTCCGAGCTTCCCGGCGAGTTTGGGGGAGGAACAATCAGGATCGGTACAAAGCCAATCCCTGATCGGTTTTCGGCGAAGGTTTCTTTGGGTTTGGGATTCGGCGCAGATTCGCAAAGCTTAAGCTACGATGGTGGCCAACTAGATTTTTTTGGAATCGATGATGGAACCAGGCAACTGCCATCTCTCATTTCGGATCAGACCTCCGACGGACGGCGTTTAAAGGAGCAAAATCCGCTTTTCTTAAATGGATTTACAGCGACCGAATTACAGGCGATGGGTCGCAGCTTTAAAAATACGTGGTCAGCAACAGAAGACACTGTCACTGCTGTACCCAGCCTTAGCTTGTCAATCGGCAACCGATTTCAGCCAGCTCCGCGTTTTACAGTCGGCGGTCAGCTGGGGGCACTATTCGGATCAGATGCGGATTTTTTGGAAAAAAAGTCTACGCGATATTCGATTGGAAGCGGGGGGGGGCTAGTTTCGGACTCGGACTCGGTGTCGTTAGAAGCGACGAGAGAAGTTCGTCTTGCCGGCACCACTGACTTCGGCGCAAGTATGAAAACAACGGCCGGTGAACAAAAAGTGTCCTCGTCACTTTTGATTCTTCGAAACTCCGAAGACTCGGTGGCCTCAAGTAAAGAGTCAAACTCCAATGGGCGCTATCAGACAACCGACCTCAATTGGGTTGAACGACAACTTTTCATTCGGCAATTGAGAGGCGAACACGAACTAAAGCCTTTCACCGTTAAGTGGCGACATTCGTTATCAGATGCCAGCCGAATCGCCCCCGATAGCAGGTCGCATCGGTATATCTTTGAAAACGGTCGCTACGTTTTTTCTACGCGGGCAGATGGAAATCAGCGCAGCTTTTCGCAGTTGAACGATCGAACGGTCGAGTGGGGCGCAGATATTAAATCGAGTCTAGAGACTACTGACTTGGGTCGGTGGGATCTTAGTCTTGGGCTCGTCAAGACAGAGCGCACTCGAGCGTCAGGACTTCGTAGGTTTCACTTTCGCGATGTTCGTGGTCCCGGTTCGAATTTAGATCTAACAAAACCTGTCGAAGAAATTCTCAACGAAGAAAATATTTCTCCGAATTCATTTCAGGTATTGGAAACAACGCGCGAAACCGACAATTATCGCGCGGGTCAGACCGTTCACGGACGGTCGGCTACACTGGATTGGATTCCACGTTCAGGAATTCGAATCTCCTACGGGGTTCGTCACGAAACTTCGGAACAAGACGTCCTCACTTATAATTTGTTTGATCCCGAAAATAAACCGGTTAGAGCGGGGCTTTTTTCAGAGGATATTTTGCCAGCACTAGGCGCCTCGTGGGAGTTTGCTGTGAGCGGGTCGAGTCGCCAACAGTTAAGAACCACTTATTCGGAAACGGTGTCGCGACCTGACTTTAAAGAACTATCGACCGCGCCTTATACTGACGAGGAAACTGGCCAGGAGATTATCGGAAATAGTCGTTTGCGCGGAGCGATTTTGAAAAATACAGATGTTCGGTACGAATGGTACATGAATACTGAAGAGTCATTATCCCTTGCGGTATTTCGAAAAGAATTTCAGCACCCGATTGAGCAAATAATCCGGCCTGGATCAGATGGGACTATCCGCAGTTTCGACAATGCAGAATCGGCCTTGAATACCGGGGTCGAGTTCGAAACCCGGATCAAACTTCGCCGGATCAGCGATCTATTGCGACGTTTGACGTTCGCCACGAACATTGCCTTAATCGAATCAACGGTCGAGCTGAGCGCGGGCAATCAAGGTGTGCAAACATCCAACTCTCGGCCCCTTCAAGGGCAATCGCCTTGGGTGGTAAACCTTCAGCTCTTCTATGATCGGCCAACATCAAAGATAAATGCAGGTCTTTTGTTTAATATGATCGGTCCTCGAGTACGAGAGGCAGCATCGGGGGGACTTCCAGATCTCTACGAGCAACCAATTCAACAACTCGACGCGGTTGCATCTTGGTCAATGGCTGATCAGCCGTTCACCTGGCAATTGCGACTAAAAAACCTTCTTGATCCTGAAACCAAATTAACTCAGGGCGATCAAACGGCACTTAGTTACCGTCGTGGTCGTGCGCTCTCTGTTTCAATGTCGGCGGTGTTTTGATGAAGAGCTGGTTGGCAGCAATTACGTTTGTATATGGAATGATTGGTTGTGGGTACCATGACTCACGCTCGATCCACGATGCTCCTTCTGAAAAGCTATCTGACTCGAGGGCACTGACAGAAAAAGAAGAAATTCAGTCGGAAATCCAATCCGGTCGGGTTGACCTTTTGTTCGCACGAATAGACAACGGAATGAGCTTAGATTTTCGAGTTTCAAAGGGGAAGACGCTGCTCATGGAGGCAGCCGTATGGGGGCAGGTAGAAATTGTACGTGGCCTTCTCGCGCGCGGCGCCGATCCGCTGGCCATAGATGACGACGGAAAAACTGTTCGTGATCATGCCCTCGGCAACACTGAAATTCTTCGCCTATTGCCAAACGTATTGGATGCAGAAACTGTCTTTCGTATTTTTCTGCTCGTCGAGAATGGTGACTATCGTAAATTGAAAGCCGAACTTGATTCGGGCGTTGATCCAAATTTAAGAAATTCGGTTGGTGATACATTGCTGATCCATTCTGTACGACGTGGAGTCCGATCGGTCGTTGCGACACTTGTCAGGTATCCTGGAATTGCTATTCAGGAACGAGATCAAAGTGGAAAAACAGCTCTTAAGATTTCTCGTGAATTAGGAAATGCGCAGATAGAAAAAGAATTGCTTGCCCGTGGTGCAACTGAATAGGAGTGGTGGTATGGAAGAGAAATTTTTTGAAGTCGCTCACTTGGCTGATCGAGGCGTTTTGTATTTGCTCGTCATTCTAAGTTTGGTCAGTCTCCTCATTATAGTTGAACGGTATTTGACTTTGACCAAAGCAGCGAGGCGAGCCAGCGATTTGAATGCTGGAATTCAAAAAGTTTTGGCCAGCGCAAATCTCGAAAGCTATAAATCACTATTGGGAGTCGGTGGTGATTTGGAGAATCGGTCTGTAGATCTCGGTATTCAAGCGATCCGAGTTTCAGGAGCCCGAGGCTTAAGAGAATCGTTTGAAACGTTGATTCTCCTTGAGAAACCGAAGCTCGAGCGGTCGCTTGGATTTCTAGCTACGGTCGGAGCAAACGCTCCCTATATTGGACTTTTCGGAACCGTGCTTGGAATCATGAAAGCATTTAAAGATCTCGGCGGCGCTTCGGAAGGTGGGCAAGGTGCAGTTATGGCCGGAATCTCTGGCGCGTTGATCGCGACCGCAGCCGGGCTCATGGTTGCGATTCCAGCAGTCTTGGCATTTAACTACTTTCAAAAGCTAGTAAAACAAGTCGTTACAACGATGGAAGCGATTCGTGAACTCGCAGTGATAGTGGCCGAAAGAGGCTCGTGATGGCTAGCAAAGCTTCAAGTGATCAAGACGTCATCGCTGATATAAACATTGTTCCCTTGGTCGATATTATTCTTGTCGTTCTGATTATCTTCATGGTTACGGCGACCACGTTTTCTGGAAAGGAAGTAGAAGTCGAGCTTCCAAAGGCTTCTAGCGGAGGAGATACTTCAGCTGCGCCGCTAACGGTTCAAGTGAACTCGGTAGGTCGGTTTTTTGTTAATGGAATTGAGATTGATGAATCGGCCTTGCGTCTTGAAGCGGAAAAGAGATCCGCCCTGAACCCCGAGAGTCAGGCGGTAATTTCGGCTGATACGGCTGCGGCACACGGCGCAGTAGTTCGAGCGCTTGATGCAGTGAAGTCAGGTGGAATAGCGAAACTTGCGGTTTCGGTTGAAGGAGAAAGCCAGTGATTCGACTTTTATTGTTGGTCGTATTTTTGATTTCTGGACGTCCTGTGCAGGCAATGGATGGTGGAGGTTCGGCCGATTCATTGGATCAGATAATGAACCTTAGACTTGAAGTTGAAGAGAAAAATACTTTGTGGGAGCAGGAAAAAAAACGCCTTCAAGGCGAATACGAAACGTTGGTTAATAGGGTCAACGAAGTTCAAGCGGACGTGTTAAGAAAGCGCTCGCAGCTGGAAGTCTTACAGGCCCGTCGGGCATCATCCCAGAAAAGATCTGAACGTCGACAAACTGTCAGTGGGCTTGATCGGAAAAACCTGGTTGACGCTGTAGCGGAATTCAAAACCGTGACAGACGGAAGCATGCCGTTTGGAAGAAGCGAACTGCGGATAAAGCTAAATGGTATCGCACGGGACCTTTCTGAAGGGCGTGGATCGGTTGACGAAGTCGCGACTGACTTCGCTCAGCTCATAAAATCTGAATTGAAATTGTCCCGAGGGTTTCATCTCGTAAAAGAAGAAATTCAAATCCAAAACGAAACCGTCGCGGTTGAAGCCGCTCTTGTAGGAAGCTACACGGCTTTCTTTGCTTCCGCGGATGGGCGAGTAGGTAAGTGGAATCGGGAAGAGCGCCGCGCACAATGGATCGATGACGAAAAAGAAAAAGTTAGTACGTTGAAGCGTCTAGAGATCGTAAGGCAATCTTTGCCCGGCAATCGGCCTGTCATCCTTGATCTTGATCTGGAGGCAAAATGAAGAATACGTTGTTGGTTTCGTTGTTGTCCATTTTTGCGCTTTTTTCGTTTGGAATGATTGGTTCCGCTGGCGCGAATACTGGCAGTGAAAATTCTAGCCAAGCCCAAATTGTCGCAAAAGAAGCTGCAGCACTCCAGTCCTTGAAGCACGGCCTCGATTTACAGATTTCGCAACTTATACGGGCCCACGAACAAAAAATGCGGTCCAAACAGTCTCAGTTGCAAAGCCTGCAAGCCGAACTTAATCGACTGAATGTCGAATTTGACGATGCACAGAGTAGCTTCGATGAATCTGAAAAAAGGTCGAAAGCGCTGGCAGCTGGTGGCGGATTAGAGTCGGCGACGAAGGATTTACGCAAGACACTTGAAGCTTATGAAGCAAGAGCACGAAAGACGGCACTCTCTATTGATTCCATGCGGGCATTTCGCGATGAAGCATCCGAAGCGATTAAGATTTTAAAACGCTCAACACAAATTCGTGAAGAAGCCGGTGCTTTTAAACTTAAAGACGGAACGGTCACTCAAGGTGGTCTTAAATGGTACGGAGAAACCGCTGTTTTTGGTAAGTCTGAAAAAGGCTTATTTGCGCTGGGACCTGATGGCGTCGGCGGGTGGCTTGCGCTCGATTCTAAGGCAGCTGTTTTTTCTGATTTGCGCTCGAAAGTCGATGTTTCGATGGTAGCCACCACGTCCGACAAATTGGCGGGACTCATACCGATTCTTTGGCTCGGACTTTTGGGAATGGCCGTGAGTTGGCTGTTTGTATCGATTGCGAAGCATTAAAGCCATGATGAATTTCCGCTCTCTCACCTTTGTTGGAAGTGCAATCGGTGTTCTTGCCATTGCAGCTCTGTGGATCGCACTGGATGTGAATCCTGTGACTCCAGGATTTTTGAAAGAGAAACCGTTTCTTAAAGCAGCTTCCAAGAAAAAAAAGCCAATTGAAATTGAAGAAGTGCATAAGCCAGCACCGAAAGTTCAGGAACAACTTGCCGCCCCTCGTTCAATTGCGAATTTGAGTCAGCTTCGGCCTCAGGTCTCTTCTGCGTTGAAAGGTTTTGGCGAGGGGAGCGGCGGATTCGGCGGCGATTTTGATGAGGCAGGTGGGCAGGGCGGAACAGCTAGTGCCGCGGTGGATAAGGCCGGAATTGAAAGATTGGCGAAGGTAATTAAGAGAGTCGAACCGCGTTTTCCTCAAGGTGCTCGCGAAAAAAATGTTTCGGGATTTGTTGTAGTTGAAGTGCAAGTATCGACGGCTGGTCAACCAGTGAGAGTGCGTGTCGTCGAATCACAGCCGTCCGGCGTTTTTGATGCGTCGGCCATCGAGGCAATGCAGTCTTGGGTATTTGAGCCGGCAATGGTTCGTGGCCAGCCCGTTGCAAGTCAAGTTGTTCAGCGGGTTCGGTTTGATCTTGAATAGCGGAACGGAAAAAAAATGAATTTCCTGAAACTTTGTTCGTTATCACTTTTGGTCCCAGTGCTATTTGCTGCAACCATTGCGTCTGCCTTTGTTCGATCTGAGATTCCTGATAGTTATGATGACTATGAAGGTATCGATCTCGCCGTCAAACTCGCAGAAGATGGAAAGTTTAAGCTCGCCGACAGAGTTTTAAAATCAACCACGAACGAAAAGAAAGATTCCGACCTCAGATCGCAAGCCAATCGGGAACGAGTGCTTGGCCTTTTACTAGAAGAAAGTGCGAAGGGAAAAAGTGATCTTAAAAATGCATCGGTTCACTTTGAAAACGCAATTAGGATGTTCGGGTCTCCAGTTTTTTACTTTGATCAGCAGCGAGTTGATTTGGCACGAATGGACTATTCGAGTTGTGTTGAAAGTGTTCGAGGGCTGAAAAGTCGTTTTCCGTCCGAATTGCCCAATGCCACGCCAACAAGAATTCGAACCGCAGTTAAGTGCTTTCGATTGGTGGCGGAACAAAGTGCGAGGAAGGATGGTCAGATTCTGCGCTCGGAAGCGCTCGCGCTGTTAGATCGCGCGGTAAAGCAAAATCCAACGCTTCTGTTGAATCCTGTGATCGCCTCAGAGCGAGTGGAAGTCCTAGCTGATCTCGGATTTAGGTATGTGTCTGCCGAATTGGCAATCGAGACGATGAAGGGAATGTCAAATGCTGGACAAAAGGGGATTTCTAATTTTGGCTTAGACATTGTCGATCGATTGAAGCTTGAGTCCGGATTTTTAGCTCGTCATTTTGCAGAAAAGATATTGCAAGCCGCGCTGGTCTACTCGCCCTCAGGTGAACAAGAAGATGTGTTAGCGGCGATGGCGAAACTTTCTTTTTCGAACGGCCAAACTTTGGCTAGCGCGACGGCGTTTGAAAAGCTTTCTAGCTACAATTCAGAATCGAAGAGCCAGGTGTATCTTGCCTCAATAGAGCTTTATCGGCTGGCAGGGTGGCGAAGTCATGCGAATCAACTTGTTCAGCGAATCGAAGATCCCAAAGATCGATTGCGGGCTCGTGTGTCAGGGTTTTTTGAAAGGGATGAGACGGCGAAGATCGCTGCTATGTTCCCTTCGCTTGATCGTCATCTCCTTAGTGACGAGGAGTGGGTTTATTTGGGTGCATTCGCAAGACTTCAATCCGGTGGCTGGCAAGAAGACGGTCCAAACGCACCCGTTAAATGGTTGGCCAGACTGAAGCGCCCCGAAAATCGTGAAAAAGCCGCGGTGCTTCGGCAGCTTGTCGCTGATTGTAAGTCGAACCAGGGACCAGCCTGCACCCTCTAGGTTCAAGTAAAAAATTTCCTGTCATGGGTCTTCTGGGTCTAACCAACCAGTAAAAAGTCCCGTTACGCTTTGCGCATAAAATTGTCGGGAGCAAGTTTGGACGAAGCGAACTACAACCAGGCCACTTAGTTCTAAATATCTTTTAGGGGGTCTTAATGCGTTTAGGTTTAACGAAAGTTTCCAAATCGACTGCAGCGTTTGTTGCTGCGGCAATGTTTTCTACAGCGGCAGTCGCGGCAGTTTTCACAATTCAAGAAGTGAATCAAAAAGTTTCCGCGCTTACTGCTCCGTTCAACAACGCCAACACAGTGATGAACTTCGAATTCACATCGCTTGCTGTTGATGCAGTACGGGCGACTGATTTCGGTGTGAAGGGGTTTTATAAAAAAACGGAAGGCGACAACGAAGTTGTGCTCGATCTTAAATCGGCGCAATACACTTATGGCGACGGAAAGAATCCGACAGCGAATCTTGATCTTGGATTGAAATTCGATGTTGTTAAAGCAGTTGGCCAGGAAGTGATCAACGAGATCGCAAAAGAGATCGACAAGTTGGCGCTTGAGTTGGCTAGCGAACAAGCGGCCGAATATGGTGCTGCTGCGAAAATTGATGCAAAGGTTACTGAAAACAAAGTTGATGCTAACGGCGATGTCGAGTCGATTAAAATGACTTTGTCAGCGTCGCTCGATTTGGCTCAGCTTCCAGCGTCAAAACCAGTGAACGAAGAAGAGTTTAAATCGATTGAGCTTTCTGTCTCTGCTGGACGTACAGGTTTTGAGGTCAAAGCATCTGTTGTTATGAACCCAGAATATCGTCGGTTCAACACTGGTGATGATGGTTTGAAGGAATATGTAGAAAAGCTTTTGGCGGATGACGTCGACACTTACCAAGAACTTTCACAGTTCCTCGCAATTCTTGATTCGGGAGCCAGCTGGCTCCTCAATTTGAATGTAAAGTAGGCGTTCAATTCGTCTATTGCGCGGTTTCAGTCGACTGTGCCGAAAAACCCGTTCCTTTGCGAACGGGTTTTTCATTTCCGATTCTTGGATTCTTATTAGGCAGTCGACCGGCTCTGCTGGTGACTTCGAGTATCCACTCAGAGTTCGAAAGTTTACGCTTCGAAGTATTGCTTTCTCTTCTTCCACAATCTAGCTAGCCGCAACTTCTGCACCAAATCAGTAAGATATTCCTGATTTTTCTTGGCTGCCGCTGTGCTGATTAAAAAACGAAGGGTGGGCCTTGATCATTGGCTATAGCAACTCTTTAAATTGTTCTGG
This region of Deltaproteobacteria bacterium genomic DNA includes:
- a CDS encoding TonB-dependent receptor plug domain-containing protein, with the translated sequence MLRKILGLILLITSVLLLIKKMIGQKVGFKRHVTNSKVQVKLRIAVNLAVLAKTFSGLAGIARFGASALVYTFLGAAFFSVASFGQTPSPTSKTSFPSTELKGNGVLEISVFRETKDGSLVVLGQQEVLVDGISVLVGESGFLRLEVSPGFHKIGLPLIEGDVQVEVDRDRTAVAVLRLREKLIVADVENASSRSSESPQMDLAVGGSADPLAGQKTGKRKIVFKNADGFPISSARVFLDEPDRATGKDILESDSKGEVIIENSLGSGFTVTHQQFESQSFIPAGVAGSQMPEILLTLKEATSELEEVRVLAPVIRGGISALVELRRKNRGVAEVLGSEQMARTGDSDAAASLRRVTGLTLVAGKYVYIRGLGERYSSILLNDSTLSSPEPARRVVPLDLFPTNVLESVVIEKSYSSELPGEFGGGTIRIGTKPIPDRFSAKVSLGLGFGADSQSLSYDGGQLDFFGIDDGTRQLPSLISDQTSDGRRLKEQNPLFLNGFTATELQAMGRSFKNTWSATEDTVTAVPSLSLSIGNRFQPAPRFTVGGQLGALFGSDADFLEKKSTRYSIGSGGGLVSDSDSVSLEATREVRLAGTTDFGASMKTTAGEQKVSSSLLILRNSEDSVASSKESNSNGRYQTTDLNWVERQLFIRQLRGEHELKPFTVKWRHSLSDASRIAPDSRSHRYIFENGRYVFSTRADGNQRSFSQLNDRTVEWGADIKSSLETTDLGRWDLSLGLVKTERTRASGLRRFHFRDVRGPGSNLDLTKPVEEILNEENISPNSFQVLETTRETDNYRAGQTVHGRSATLDWIPRSGIRISYGVRHETSEQDVLTYNLFDPENKPVRAGLFSEDILPALGASWEFAVSGSSRQQLRTTYSETVSRPDFKELSTAPYTDEETGQEIIGNSRLRGAILKNTDVRYEWYMNTEESLSLAVFRKEFQHPIEQIIRPGSDGTIRSFDNAESALNTGVEFETRIKLRRISDLLRRLTFATNIALIESTVELSAGNQGVQTSNSRPLQGQSPWVVNLQLFYDRPTSKINAGLLFNMIGPRVREAASGGLPDLYEQPIQQLDAVASWSMADQPFTWQLRLKNLLDPETKLTQGDQTALSYRRGRALSVSMSAVF
- a CDS encoding MotA/TolQ/ExbB proton channel family protein, which codes for MEEKFFEVAHLADRGVLYLLVILSLVSLLIIVERYLTLTKAARRASDLNAGIQKVLASANLESYKSLLGVGGDLENRSVDLGIQAIRVSGARGLRESFETLILLEKPKLERSLGFLATVGANAPYIGLFGTVLGIMKAFKDLGGASEGGQGAVMAGISGALIATAAGLMVAIPAVLAFNYFQKLVKQVVTTMEAIRELAVIVAERGS
- a CDS encoding biopolymer transporter ExbD is translated as MASKASSDQDVIADINIVPLVDIILVVLIIFMVTATTFSGKEVEVELPKASSGGDTSAAPLTVQVNSVGRFFVNGIEIDESALRLEAEKRSALNPESQAVISADTAAAHGAVVRALDAVKSGGIAKLAVSVEGESQ
- a CDS encoding DUF3450 family protein is translated as MIRLLLLVVFLISGRPVQAMDGGGSADSLDQIMNLRLEVEEKNTLWEQEKKRLQGEYETLVNRVNEVQADVLRKRSQLEVLQARRASSQKRSERRQTVSGLDRKNLVDAVAEFKTVTDGSMPFGRSELRIKLNGIARDLSEGRGSVDEVATDFAQLIKSELKLSRGFHLVKEEIQIQNETVAVEAALVGSYTAFFASADGRVGKWNREERRAQWIDDEKEKVSTLKRLEIVRQSLPGNRPVILDLDLEAK
- a CDS encoding TonB family protein, with amino-acid sequence MMNFRSLTFVGSAIGVLAIAALWIALDVNPVTPGFLKEKPFLKAASKKKKPIEIEEVHKPAPKVQEQLAAPRSIANLSQLRPQVSSALKGFGEGSGGFGGDFDEAGGQGGTASAAVDKAGIERLAKVIKRVEPRFPQGAREKNVSGFVVVEVQVSTAGQPVRVRVVESQPSGVFDASAIEAMQSWVFEPAMVRGQPVASQVVQRVRFDLE